In the Populus trichocarpa isolate Nisqually-1 chromosome 1, P.trichocarpa_v4.1, whole genome shotgun sequence genome, ACTTTctcatcaaaaattaaatgtaagaaCGCTATAAATAGTTTATGGTGATGTCTTGTTCCTTCCAAAGTCTTCCCTAATCGTTGAAAAAGATTGTGGCATTGCGTGGTCATGATTTCATGACTATCATGACTTTTCATTTGTGAAACTTTTTGACAGATAGTGTATCTTTTATCATGTgtgaccttttctttttttcaaagggattttatggtttttagtTATGTGATGCATCGTTAGGATGCTGGTGGTTGAATGAATACCTTTTCatgattaaagaattttttgtgCAGGTTAGAAGTGCTTAATTCAGATTTTCTTGAACAGAAGAGACTAAATGATACACTGCAGAGTGATTTATCAAAGCAAGATGAGCAGATTGAGACTTTCAAGAAGGTAATTGTTTCATGTTCTTGGGTAATAGCAAGAGTGTACTTGAAACCTTTACACTTCTGGCATATAGATTACCGGAAATAGTGCCAAGAACTACTTGAAACATGGAAATTGTTTGTGTGGTGAACTTCAGATTTCGTTGTACTTTTGAAGTTTAGGATGCATCTTCTAGTCCCTATTGACCTTTCATTTACAGGTTGTCAACAAGTTTTACGAGATCAGGCAGCATTCTCTTGAGGGATTTGAGGATACTAGTTGGGACAATAAATGTGCATGGCTGTTACATGACTCAGAAGAGTTGTGGAGTTATAATGATTCCTCGACTTCTAAATACATTGTAAGTTCTCAAGACCTCATTTTTTGCTTGTTCCTTGAGTATCCATCATACACATTAGTGTTATTACATGATGTACCTATGTTTAGGATTGCTGTCCCACTATTTTAGAAGCCACAAATACTTGTTATTCAAAGCATGTTACCAGATCCATAAGCAAGTATGCTAGGTGAAAGAAATTGACAGTGTTTAATTAATTTCCTAGATCCACACAGAGCAGAAATTAAATcagcttttacaagaatttgaatAGTCACTAGAGTTACTTCATAGTTTCTGCATGCAACTTGAATAACTTCTCATCAGACAGAGTGCGTTAGAAGAAGAGGTGGAGACACTGAGGAACTCTCTGGATAAGCTTCAAAGCAAAATACGAGTGGTATGAAATTATCTGGTTAATGtctgttttatttaattgtattattatgTTGTGTGTTTGCTTAATACGGATTTTGTTGTGGCTTATAGGGTTTGGAAATTGAAAATCACTTAAagaagaaagttcttgaacttGAAAATAAGCAAGTGGGTAGACTAATGTCTTGATGTTTGAGCTTCTAAATTTGATCATCGAATCCCTTTGCTAATAACTGAACTTGTTGACGTTTTCTGCAGGTTCTTTGGGACAAAATGGTTATGGAGGGGATAACAGAATTACACCATTACCATTCTCACCATAGAGTTCAGATCACGAGTTTACTTAGCAAGGAAAGATctcatatcaaatcaattattGATATGGTAGAAGAAAAGATCAAGCAATTTGATGTGATCAGCGAACAGGATTTGGTGCCTTGTAGAGTTGTAAGACTGCAAGAAAATGAATTTCGAGATGTGCATATGAGTACTGATGCTGATCCGGACTTGGCACCCAAGGTAGGCTAGCTACTATCATTGTACTTcatcttctctctctttatctGCATTGCATATAGAAATAGTTTGCTTCACCATCACAAGTAAATTCTTAAAGCTCATGAAGAATCACTTCCTGTGTACTTGCCATAGTAAATGGTTCCTTTATGGTGCCTCAGCCCTCCTGCCAGGGCCCCCAATAAGCCACTAGCTAGGTAGTGGTGGGATAATAAGCTGGGAGGAAGAGTCATCAAATGCTTCCTGACCAAGATAAATAGTTCTTGATAAACATATTAGTCTgctaacttttttaaaaaatagttataggCATAATCCTGCTCATGGAATGCTGCAATTGCAGTATTTTGGTGCAACAAAATTCCAATTCCACTCCATTAGAAGCTCTCTTATAAGTATAAAACAGTGGCACAGGGAGAAGTTAGCAAATAGAAACTGAGAAGCACTCTGCTAAAGCTGACCTTGTCTCCAATGATCTTTTGCAATTTGATGCGAGACCCAACTCCAAAATTTGCAATTAATAATCTGAGAAGAAAAATGGGTCAATAGAGTGATTAAACGTCCTTGAGATCAgcttttattatctatttttcagTCAGGCATCCACCTCTCAAGAATATTTTCATACCTCAGTCATTTGATATCCAGTACTTTCTACCAACTTTTTGAACTGAGAGTTTTGTTCATATACAAGAGATTACTAGTgctctaatcttttttttgaaCTACTGGATGGTTTTTTAGTATGCACTTAATACAATACAGGATTGCACTGAACCTCTCCTAGTTTTTTCACTTAACACAGAACAAAGATTCAGTAAAAGATTGCACTGAACCTCCATCAATCTGAGCATGAAGAGAAAATACATAGGTGTTTGTGTCAAAGATTCGATGTATGGTATTTCAATAGTTCAAGTTGATGATAGTATCCCTGTAGAATTGTTTGTCCTGGTCGCCAAACCTCACTCAGCTAACCCTACCTATTTTTACCAACAAGCCCTTCACTCTGCCTTctgttttggtttgatttgataATTCATCTTGTCTCTGTACTTGTGATgagattttaaaacattaaggAAAATACTTCAACAGAATCAGAaggtcaaaaataatttttgtccTACTGTTTCTCATATAATCAATTTCTATTTcttgtttattgatttatacATTTTTACATTCATCACCTGCTGTAGAGAATTGACCAAGGAGCACTAGATGCTGTGGCTCATAAAGAAGGCAACACATCTGAAGCCCTTGCACAGGCCATGCAAGAAAAGGTTCTGTGATATATTTCATGCCCtatgatttactttctatatctCTGTTCTCTGTAAATATTTGGTCGGTTGGATGTTCAAGTTATGCAGctgatttgaaataattattcttctttctgctcaattttgttttcctcGTCAGGTTGCAGCATTATTGCTTTTATCTCAGCAGGAAGAAAGACATTTACTGGAGAGAAATGTCAATGCAGCTCTTCAGAAAAAGATGGAGGAGCTTCAAAGAAACTTTCTACAAGTAATTCCTGTAGATTCTTTTTTACTTGCACGTCTTGAATGTTTGCCTCTTGTTTACTTGAATATTATACATAACTCGGCAGAAGTTTTGCAAATTTACATATGGACTTTGAGAATTATGCTTCACTATAGTAATTATCTTATCATATACGGAGGAGACATTATAAAAATGTTGGTAGGCAGGATGAAAGACCTTTCTCCTTGGTATGTGTCACATGGAGCTCTTTCCTCACTGAGTCTGGATATCTTCTAATATGAAGTTTTGATAaagaatttatcaaatttaaaatttcatatccTTCCTGAACCTCATAATGAGTGCACAGATGTTGTGATGATTTAGGTCACCAATGAAAAGGTTAAAGCTCTTATGGAGTTGGCGCAGTTAAAGCTCGAATATCAACAACTACAAAAGTATGATCTCTTCTTTTCCCTAAAGCATAGCATGCAATTATGCTTTgttaaaatcattgtttttctatacttcttttgttttctgcTGGCAATTCTTTTATTGGAACTTGAATGCTGCCAATGACTTTGATAAGGACCTTTCCCCAAAGCTATGGAGCTTTGATGCATTATCctttgttatattattattttagaggtGTTTGCTAGTATTCACAAGGTTAATTTCTCAGAATAAACCAGAGCTAATCATAGTTCAGAAGTCATGCAGCTTGTATGCATTTGACGTACAAgtctaaatcaaattaaaatacttaattaattaagatattcaGGTTATTTGTGAGCAATACTGATTATTGTGAATTTTGATATCCACTAGAGGTTATTCCAGATCGAAATCAAAGGTTTgcagttttatttttcagagtATATTGAACTTTCCTTCAAATTGATGTTCACTCCTTAAATGCAATAGTGTTCTCCTGTCACTTCTCTAGTTGTCTGTCTTGTTTTTGCTCTGATGTGGCTTTCTCTTTATATATCCTTAAAGTAACTGGTAactcttgttaaaaaaaagtatgcaTGAATTCCTTTTCCCTTGCAACATGCACACTTTGATCTGATGACTAAAACTACCTGCATGAATGTAACTCATGCAGAAAAGTTGGCAGTGAAATAAAACGAGATTTTTCAGCTGAAACTGGGGAGATGAGACTTTCTAATATAGAAagggatggaaagataagaaacctGTTGAAGAGGACATATCTAAGACGTTGGATGGGCACAATGGATTTTCGTGGAAATGAAGCTCAAACTTGCCTGAGTAGTGAAGGGAATTTCTCTAGGAAAAGAGCAAATGACATGGATTTTGCCAGGTTAGTAATAATTGGATTCCATAACAGAAGACTAGATTGGTGAAGCCTGCATGTCAGATCATACCCTCTGatgaccccccccccccccccatctaTCTGCAGAAAGGAAGGGAAGAAAAACTCTTCTTCTACAAAATAACTGTTAATGAAATGGATGTTTATGGTTGTATGTTCTCAGAATGAAGATTGAAAATGCCACTCTCAAGGAAAGCATGGAATGTATGGACCacctaatttcttcaattcacAGACTTCACCTTGCACTTCTAAAGGTAAATGTTTCTTCATCACATGTACAGCATGGAGATGTGCTTCTTTTTTGGCTCAGGAATGGATCAGCTCTGTAGGATGctacaataatataaatactGTTAGGAATGATGATACAGTTGaaattttgctttttcttttcttttttcccttctctttaGGTCATGcaatatcataataatattaatatgatgCTGATTTCGTTACCTGCTCCATAAAGGTTCTTGTCATGATGTTTGGTTAGATAATCTGTCCATATTTTGAAGCTAATAGGTTTTCTGTTGCTGATGCTGCATAATCTATAGGTCAAAGAGTCAGATACTCGTGAAGGTACTAGTACTGGCTTGCTAGAAGCTCTTAATGATATCATTTCTGAGGCTAGACTTGTGAAGACTGCCCTTGGAAGCTCCTTACCTGTTAGTTGGTCTGCTGAGGCAGATGATGCATCAATTGGTGAAAGTGTCTGCGATGAGCTAAGTGATATTTATGGGAACCCCATTGGAGAGAAGATAGATTCTGTTTCTGCTGCAGGTTTTGAGATGGTGGAGCTTCTGATACTTGCAGCTCAGATACTAAAGGACAATAACACCATAAAGGGTTGCTGAGATTGGAGTTTGTTTAATTCTGGTCTGTGTGGGCTTTGTTCTgtgatgaaaagcataaagtAATTAATAGGGGTTTAGGGCATACTAAAGGGGCTTTTCGGCAAAGAGAAGTGAAAATTTGTGCAGTGTGAAGGAAGACGGCGAACTTTTGGAACAACTTAATCAGTGCAGAATGAAAGCCGATG is a window encoding:
- the LOC7470751 gene encoding uncharacterized protein LOC7470751 isoform X2, yielding MDTNLNDKESMIARIQQLEHERGELHKDIEQLCMQQAGPGYLAAATRMHFQRTAGLEQEIENLKKQLAACSRDNLNLQEELSEAYRIKTQLAKLHQAEAAKNMEAEKQVKFFQGCVAAAFAERDNSIMEAEKAKEKEESMSQKFKEIQQRLEVLNSDFLEQKRLNDTLQSDLSKQDEQIETFKKVVNKFYEIRQHSLEGFEDTSWDNKCAWLLHDSEELWSYNDSSTSKYISALEEEVETLRNSLDKLQSKIRVVLWDKMVMEGITELHHYHSHHRVQITSLLSKERSHIKSIIDMVEEKIKQFDVISEQDLVPCRVVRLQENEFRDVHMSTDADPDLAPKRIDQGALDAVAHKEGNTSEALAQAMQEKVAALLLLSQQEERHLLERNVNAALQKKMEELQRNFLQVTNEKVKALMELAQLKLEYQQLQKKVGSEIKRDFSAETGEMRLSNIERDGKIRNLLKRTYLRRWMGTMDFRGNEAQTCLSSEGNFSRKRANDMDFARMKIENATLKESMECMDHLISSIHRLHLALLKVKESDTREGTSTGLLEALNDIISEARLVKTALGSSLPVSWSAEADDASIGESVCDELSDIYGNPIGEKIDSVSAAGFEMVELLILAAQILKDNNTIKGC
- the LOC7470751 gene encoding uncharacterized protein LOC7470751 isoform X3 — encoded protein: MDTNLNDKESMIARIQQLEHERGELHKDIEQLCMQQAGPGYLAAATRMHFQRTAGLEQEIENLKKQLAACSRDNLNLQEELSEAYRIKTQLAKLHQAEAAKNMEAEKQVKFFQGCVAAAFAERDNSIMEAEKAKEKEESMSQKFKEIQQRLEVLNSDFLEQKRLNDTLQSDLSKQDEQIETFKKVVNKFYEIRQHSLEGFEDTSWDNKCAWLLHDSEELWSYNDSSTSKYIVLWDKMVMEGITELHHYHSHHRVQITSLLSKERSHIKSIIDMVEEKIKQFDVISEQDLVPCRVVRLQENEFRDVHMSTDADPDLAPKRIDQGALDAVAHKEGNTSEALAQAMQEKVAALLLLSQQEERHLLERNVNAALQKKMEELQRNFLQVTNEKVKALMELAQLKLEYQQLQKKVGSEIKRDFSAETGEMRLSNIERDGKIRNLLKRTYLRRWMGTMDFRGNEAQTCLSSEGNFSRKRANDMDFARMKIENATLKESMECMDHLISSIHRLHLALLKVKESDTREGTSTGLLEALNDIISEARLVKTALGSSLPVSWSAEADDASIGESVCDELSDIYGNPIGEKIDSVSAAGFEMVELLILAAQILKDNNTIKGC
- the LOC7470751 gene encoding uncharacterized protein LOC7470751 isoform X1, translated to MDTNLNDKESMIARIQQLEHERGELHKDIEQLCMQQAGPGYLAAATRMHFQRTAGLEQEIENLKKQLAACSRDNLNLQEELSEAYRIKTQLAKLHQAEAAKNMEAEKQVKFFQGCVAAAFAERDNSIMEAEKAKEKEESMSQKFKEIQQRLEVLNSDFLEQKRLNDTLQSDLSKQDEQIETFKKVVNKFYEIRQHSLEGFEDTSWDNKCAWLLHDSEELWSYNDSSTSKYISALEEEVETLRNSLDKLQSKIRVGLEIENHLKKKVLELENKQVLWDKMVMEGITELHHYHSHHRVQITSLLSKERSHIKSIIDMVEEKIKQFDVISEQDLVPCRVVRLQENEFRDVHMSTDADPDLAPKRIDQGALDAVAHKEGNTSEALAQAMQEKVAALLLLSQQEERHLLERNVNAALQKKMEELQRNFLQVTNEKVKALMELAQLKLEYQQLQKKVGSEIKRDFSAETGEMRLSNIERDGKIRNLLKRTYLRRWMGTMDFRGNEAQTCLSSEGNFSRKRANDMDFARMKIENATLKESMECMDHLISSIHRLHLALLKVKESDTREGTSTGLLEALNDIISEARLVKTALGSSLPVSWSAEADDASIGESVCDELSDIYGNPIGEKIDSVSAAGFEMVELLILAAQILKDNNTIKGC
- the LOC7470751 gene encoding uncharacterized protein LOC7470751 isoform X4, with amino-acid sequence MEAEKQVKFFQGCVAAAFAERDNSIMEAEKAKEKEESMSQKFKEIQQRLEVLNSDFLEQKRLNDTLQSDLSKQDEQIETFKKVVNKFYEIRQHSLEGFEDTSWDNKCAWLLHDSEELWSYNDSSTSKYISALEEEVETLRNSLDKLQSKIRVGLEIENHLKKKVLELENKQVLWDKMVMEGITELHHYHSHHRVQITSLLSKERSHIKSIIDMVEEKIKQFDVISEQDLVPCRVVRLQENEFRDVHMSTDADPDLAPKRIDQGALDAVAHKEGNTSEALAQAMQEKVAALLLLSQQEERHLLERNVNAALQKKMEELQRNFLQVTNEKVKALMELAQLKLEYQQLQKKVGSEIKRDFSAETGEMRLSNIERDGKIRNLLKRTYLRRWMGTMDFRGNEAQTCLSSEGNFSRKRANDMDFARMKIENATLKESMECMDHLISSIHRLHLALLKVKESDTREGTSTGLLEALNDIISEARLVKTALGSSLPVSWSAEADDASIGESVCDELSDIYGNPIGEKIDSVSAAGFEMVELLILAAQILKDNNTIKGC